A stretch of DNA from Streptomyces xanthii:
GACGGCCCCCGCGTCCACACCACCGTCATCGAAGGCGGCATGGTCTCCGACCACAAGGGCCTCAACCTCCCCGGCGTCGCCGTCAGCGTCCCCGCACTCAGCGAAAAAGACGAAGCAGACCTCCGCTGGGCCCTGCGCACCGGCGCCGACATCATCGCCCTCTCCTTCGTCCGCACCGGCCGCGACATCGAAGACGTCCACCGCATCATGAACGAGGAAGGCCGCCACCTCCCCGTCATCGCCAAAGTCGAAAAACCCCAGGCCGTCGAGAACATCGAGGACATCGTCGCCGCATTCGACGGCATCATGGTCGCCCGCGGCGACCTCGGCGTCGAAATGCCCCTCGAACAAGTCCCGATCGTCCAGAAGCGCGCCATCAAACTCGCCAAGCGCAACGCCAAACCCGTCATCGTCGCCACCCAGATGCTCGACTCGATGATCGACAACTCCCGCCCCACCCGCGCCGAAGCCAGCGACGTCGCCAACGCCGTCATCGACGGCACCGACGCCGTCATGCTCTCCGGCGAGACCAGCGTCGGCAAATACCCCGTCGAAACCGTCGCCACCATGGGACGCATCGTCGAAGCCGCCGAAGAAGACATCCTCGCCAAGGGCCTCCCACCCCTCACCGAACGCAACAAACCCCGCACCCAAGGCGGAGCCGTCGCCCGCGCCGCCGCCGAAATGGGCGACTTCCTCGGCGCCAAATTCCTCGTCGCGTTCACTCAGTCCGGCGACACCGTCAAACGCCTCTCCCGCTACCGCTCACCCATCCCCCTCCTCGCCTTCACCCCCGACCCCGCCACCCGCTCCCAACTCAACCTCACCTGGGGCGTCGAAACCTTCCTCGGCCCCCACGTCGACTCCACCGACGCCATGGTCGCCCAAGTCGACGAAGAACTCCTCAAAATCGGCCGCTGCGCCAAGGGTGACACCGTCGTCATCACCGCCGGCTCCCCACCCGGCGTCCCCGGCTCCACCAACCTCGTCCGCGTCCACCACATCGGCGAGGACGACATCCCCAAGTAACACCCCGGGCCGCCCGGCGGTACGCCACCCACGTACCGCCGGACGCCCCCAGGCCTACGGGCCTACGGGGTCACGATCGCGAAATCCTTGTCCGGCTTCCCCAACACACCCAGCAACTTCTGCAACAGCGACACATCCCCCCGCACCACGATGTCCCCGAGCCCCTTACCGGCCAACAACGCCAACAACTGCGCCTTCGACATCGTCAACGTCACCCCCGCCGCCGGATCCGGCTCCCCACTGCTCCGATGCGTCAACGCCCCGTTCCGCAACGTCAGATGGTGCACCACACCCGAAGCCGGAAAACTCCAGTCCATCGACAGACGCAGATCCCACGCCTTCGGCCCATCCACCCGGATCGCCACCGAATCGATGAGCTGCTCCACACTCAACGCCGACAACATCGTCGGCCCCGCCGTCGACGACTCGCCGACCTGCACCCCCTCGGTCAACTCCAGCGCACCCGTCAAATAGAAGTTCCGCCACACGGCGTTCTCCGACCCGTGCCCCAACTTCGTATAAACAGCGGCCAATTCACGCTTCGCCCTGCCATTCCCCGGATCCGCGAACACCACATGGTTCAACAACGTCGCCGCGAACCGCAGATCCCCCTCCTTCGCGAACCGCCGCGCCTTCGCCACCGTCGCCGCACCACCACCCAACGCCTTCACATACCGCCGCGCCTCCTCCACCGGCGGGTGCTCCCACAAATGCGCCGGATTCGCATCGAACCACCCCATGTACCGCTGATAGATCCCCTTCACGTTGTGACTCAACGACCCGTAATACCCACGATTCGCCCACCCCCGCAGCCCCGGCGGCAGCTCCAACTCCTCCGCGATCTCCCGCCCCGTCCTCCCCACATTGATCAACCGCAACGTCTGATCATGCAGATACGCGTACAAGTCCCGCTGCTGACGCAACAGTTCACCGATCTCCGCCCCACCCCACGTCGGCCAGTGATGCGACGCGAACGCCACATCCACCCGCCCCCCGCACCACTCCATCGACTCACCCAGATACCGCGCCCACTCCCGCGCATCCCGCACCTGCGCACCCCGCAGCGTGATGATGTTGTGCATCGTGTGCGTCGCGTTCTCCGCCATGCACACCGCCCGCAGATCCGGGAACAGGAAGTTCATCTCCGCCGGCGCCTCCGTACCCGGCGTCA
This window harbors:
- the pyk gene encoding pyruvate kinase, with amino-acid sequence MRRAKIVCTLGPATDSYDQIKALVEAGMDVARFNLSHGTYAEHEERYQRVRKASDETGRSVGVLADLQGPKIRLGRFSEGPVLLERGDEFTITVEPGTEGDRQTCGTTYDGLAADVTPGERILVDDGKVTLEVTRVDGPRVHTTVIEGGMVSDHKGLNLPGVAVSVPALSEKDEADLRWALRTGADIIALSFVRTGRDIEDVHRIMNEEGRHLPVIAKVEKPQAVENIEDIVAAFDGIMVARGDLGVEMPLEQVPIVQKRAIKLAKRNAKPVIVATQMLDSMIDNSRPTRAEASDVANAVIDGTDAVMLSGETSVGKYPVETVATMGRIVEAAEEDILAKGLPPLTERNKPRTQGGAVARAAAEMGDFLGAKFLVAFTQSGDTVKRLSRYRSPIPLLAFTPDPATRSQLNLTWGVETFLGPHVDSTDAMVAQVDEELLKIGRCAKGDTVVITAGSPPGVPGSTNLVRVHHIGEDDIPK
- a CDS encoding alkyl/aryl-sulfatase — protein: MSPINRRQFVAAAAGAAAAAVALHPASAFAAGGASDPSDFADADRGFIGTLSPAVIKDAAGKVVWDADAYDFLEAEKAPGSADASLWRQSRLVRKHGLYKVAERIYQVRGFDLSNMTIVEGDSGVIVIDPLISAETAAAALALYRKHRDPQNKREVVALIYTHPHVDHFGGAYGVLPGGAGGVPVVAPEGFLEHAVSENVYAGTAMTRRAGYMYGAHLPKSARGQIGCGLGQSVSLGTVGLIPPTVSIARTGQVESFDGVRVEFQMTPGTEAPAEMNFLFPDLRAVCMAENATHTMHNIITLRGAQVRDAREWARYLGESMEWCGGRVDVAFASHHWPTWGGAEIGELLRQQRDLYAYLHDQTLRLINVGRTGREIAEELELPPGLRGWANRGYYGSLSHNVKGIYQRYMGWFDANPAHLWEHPPVEEARRYVKALGGGAATVAKARRFAKEGDLRFAATLLNHVVFADPGNGRAKRELAAVYTKLGHGSENAVWRNFYLTGALELTEGVQVGESSTAGPTMLSALSVEQLIDSVAIRVDGPKAWDLRLSMDWSFPASGVVHHLTLRNGALTHRSSGEPDPAAGVTLTMSKAQLLALLAGKGLGDIVVRGDVSLLQKLLGVLGKPDKDFAIVTP